TGGTGCAGCGTGATCGCCGCCGTCAGCGTCGTCTTGCCGTGATCAACGTGCCCAATCGTCCCAACATTGACGTGCGGCTTCTTTCTCTCGAATTTTCCTTTGGACATGCGGCTCTACCTTCAACTCAGTCGTTACTGTTTCTTCGCGACCGCCTCGGCGATGCTGGCGGGCACTTCGTTGTACTTCGAGAATTCCATGCTGTAGGTCGCACGCCCCTGGGTCGCCGAGCGCAGATCGGTGGCATAGCCGAACATCTCGGCCAGCGGCACCTCGGCTCGGATGATCTTTCCGGATGGGGCGTCCTCCATACCCTGGACCATCCCGCGACGGCTGTTCAGGTCGCCCATCACGTCACCCATGTAGTCCTCAGGCGTGACGACCTCGACCTTCATGATGGGCTCGAGCAGCACCGGCCGAGCCTTGGCCGCACCCGCCTTGAATCCCATCGAGCCGGCGATCTTGAACGCCATTTCGCTCGAATCGACCTCGTGATAGGAGCCGTCATAGAGCGTGACCTTGATGTCGACCATCGGAAAGCCCGCGATGACACCATTGGCCATAGCCTCTTGGATGCCCTTGTCGACCGCAGGAATATATTCCTTCGGCACGACACCGCCGACGATCCCGTTGACGAACTCGTAGCCGACACCCGGCTCCTGCGGCTCAATGCGCAGATAGACGTGACCGAACTGACCGCGACCACCGGACTGGCGAACAAACTTGCCTTCCTGCTCGACGTTCGCACGAATCGTCTCGCGATAGCTGACCTGCGGCGCGCCGACGTTGGCCTCGACCTTGAATTCGCGGCGCAGCCGATCGACGATGATCTCCAGGTGCAACTCGCCCATCCCGGAGATGATGGTCTGACCGGACTCATGGTCGGTATGGACGCGGAACGACGGATCCTCCTGGGCCAGCTTCGACAATGCGATGCCCATCTTCTCCTGGTCGCCCTTGGTCTTCGGCTCGACGGCCACCGAGATGACCGGATCCGGGAACTCCATCCGCTCCAGCGTGATGATCTGATTGAGATCGCAGAGCGTATCGCCGGTCGTCACGTCCTTCAGGCCGACGGCCGCAGCGATGTCACCGGCCCGCACCTCTTTGATCTCCTTGCGCTCATTCGAGTGCATCTGGAGGATACGACCGACGCGCTCCTTGCGACTCTTGACCGGGTTGTAGACGGTATCGCCCGAACTCAGCACGCCGGAGTAGACACGGAAGAAGGTCAGGGTACCGACGAAGGGATCGGTCGCGATCTTGAAGGCCAAGGCTGCGAACGGGGCCTCGTCGGAGGCGACGCGGTCGGCCTCGGTCTCGGCAGCATCATTGAGCACGCCGCGAATCGGGGGCACCTCGGTCGGCGATGGCAAGTAGTCGATGATCGCATCGAGCATCGCCTGAACGCCCTTGTTCTTGAACGCCGAGCCGCACAGCATCGGGACGATCTCGGTGCGCAAGGTGCGCGCCCGCAGACCGGCCTTGATCTCATCGTCGCTCAGCTCACCGCCCTCGAGGTACTTTTCCATCAACTCGTCGTCGGCCTCGGCGGCGGCCTCGATCATGTGGGCGCGCCACTCCTCGCTCAGCTCGACGAGCTCAGCCGGGATGTCGCGGGCCTCGAACTGCATGCCCTTGGACTCATCGTCCCAGTAGATCGCCTGCATGCGTAGCAAGTCGACGATACCCTGGAAATTATCCTCGGCCCCGATCGGCAACTGGATCGGTACGGCATTACCGCCCAGGCGATCCTTCACCTGCTGAACGACGCGCAGAAAGTTCGCGCCCATGCGATCCATCTTGTTGACGAAGGCCAACCGCGGCACATGGTACTTGTTGGCCTGACGCCAAACCGTTTCGGACTGAGGCTCGACTCCACCGACCGCGCAGAAGACCGCGCAGGCGCCGTCGAGCACGCGCAGCGAACGCTCGACCTCGATCGTGAAGTCGACGTGACCGGGCGTGTCGATGATATTGATCCGATGCTCCGGGCGGGCCATGTCCATGCCCTTCCAGAAACAGGTCGT
This portion of the Thioflavicoccus mobilis 8321 genome encodes:
- the fusA gene encoding elongation factor G, translated to MARSTPIERYRNVGIMAHIDAGKTTTTERVLFYTGISHKLGEVHDGAATMDWMEQEQERGITITSAATTCFWKGMDMARPEHRINIIDTPGHVDFTIEVERSLRVLDGACAVFCAVGGVEPQSETVWRQANKYHVPRLAFVNKMDRMGANFLRVVQQVKDRLGGNAVPIQLPIGAEDNFQGIVDLLRMQAIYWDDESKGMQFEARDIPAELVELSEEWRAHMIEAAAEADDELMEKYLEGGELSDDEIKAGLRARTLRTEIVPMLCGSAFKNKGVQAMLDAIIDYLPSPTEVPPIRGVLNDAAETEADRVASDEAPFAALAFKIATDPFVGTLTFFRVYSGVLSSGDTVYNPVKSRKERVGRILQMHSNERKEIKEVRAGDIAAAVGLKDVTTGDTLCDLNQIITLERMEFPDPVISVAVEPKTKGDQEKMGIALSKLAQEDPSFRVHTDHESGQTIISGMGELHLEIIVDRLRREFKVEANVGAPQVSYRETIRANVEQEGKFVRQSGGRGQFGHVYLRIEPQEPGVGYEFVNGIVGGVVPKEYIPAVDKGIQEAMANGVIAGFPMVDIKVTLYDGSYHEVDSSEMAFKIAGSMGFKAGAAKARPVLLEPIMKVEVVTPEDYMGDVMGDLNSRRGMVQGMEDAPSGKIIRAEVPLAEMFGYATDLRSATQGRATYSMEFSKYNEVPASIAEAVAKKQ